A genomic stretch from Bacillus sp. E(2018) includes:
- a CDS encoding YqzM family protein has translation MNHFEKDVQSKRNDLIDSGMGFVVSFGFFTVIFAIGVILKAIA, from the coding sequence ATGAACCATTTCGAAAAAGATGTACAGAGTAAGCGTAACGACCTTATTGATTCCGGTATGGGGTTTGTTGTATCGTTTGGATTCTTTACGGTAATCTTCGCTATCGGGGTCATTCTAAAAGCAATCGCATAA
- the holA gene encoding DNA polymerase III subunit delta, whose protein sequence is MLTVETLKKKIKNNESSPIYLIWGTEIYLAEEAIQTISGLLSPDEKDFNLSVHNLDEISIQEIIEDAETMPFLGDRRVVVIKNATFLTAAKDKSKIEHDFKVFEQYIQNPAEYTTLVIVVPHEKLDERKKIVKLVKAQSEMIQVSELSNDTAEKWLQKEAANLEISIDGEAVQLLLSRLGTRMSVLAKEMEKMALYVGENGVITKEIVDSLVARTLEDDVFALVDHVVHKRTEQALRSFYDLMKQNQEPIQIHALITRQFRMINGVKELQKKGYGEKQIASSLKLHPYAVKLAAKHANRFHEVFLRNCLNEFAETDYKLKTGQMDKTLLLELEIVKLSQGS, encoded by the coding sequence GTGCTTACAGTAGAAACATTAAAAAAGAAGATTAAGAACAATGAATCATCCCCGATCTATCTGATTTGGGGCACAGAAATTTATTTAGCAGAAGAAGCGATACAAACGATATCAGGCCTTTTGTCTCCCGACGAGAAGGACTTTAACTTAAGTGTACATAATCTGGATGAAATCTCCATACAAGAGATTATTGAAGACGCGGAAACGATGCCCTTTTTAGGAGATCGCCGGGTCGTCGTTATCAAAAATGCAACGTTCTTAACAGCAGCCAAAGATAAATCAAAGATCGAACACGACTTCAAAGTATTCGAACAGTACATACAAAATCCTGCAGAATATACGACGTTAGTTATCGTCGTTCCACATGAAAAATTGGATGAACGAAAGAAAATAGTAAAATTGGTTAAAGCACAATCTGAAATGATACAGGTTTCAGAACTGAGTAACGATACTGCTGAAAAATGGCTTCAAAAAGAAGCTGCGAATTTAGAAATATCCATCGATGGAGAAGCGGTTCAACTGCTCCTTTCAAGACTGGGTACACGCATGTCAGTATTGGCAAAAGAAATGGAAAAAATGGCTCTCTATGTAGGTGAGAATGGGGTAATTACGAAGGAAATCGTGGATTCTTTAGTAGCAAGAACTCTTGAAGATGATGTTTTTGCATTAGTAGATCATGTCGTGCATAAAAGAACGGAACAAGCACTTAGAAGCTTTTATGATCTTATGAAACAAAATCAAGAGCCGATACAGATTCATGCTTTAATCACGAGACAATTTCGAATGATTAATGGCGTGAAAGAATTGCAAAAGAAGGGATACGGAGAAAAGCAAATCGCTTCTTCTCTAAAGTTGCATCCATACGCAGTAAAGCTTGCTGCAAAACATGCGAATCGATTTCATGAAGTTTTTCTTAGGAATTGTTTGAACGAATTTGCAGAAACAGATTATAAATTAAAAACTGGCCAGATGGACAAAACACTCTTACTAGAGTTAGAGATCGTTAAACTCTCACAAGGCTCATAA
- the rpsT gene encoding 30S ribosomal protein S20 — MANIKSAIKRVKTNEKRRAHNASLKSGMRTAIKNFEALAASNNAEGAQAAFVTASKKIDKAANKGLIHKNAASRQKSRLAKALNGVNA; from the coding sequence TTGGCTAATATTAAATCAGCGATTAAACGTGTAAAAACTAACGAAAAGCGTCGTGCACACAACGCTTCACTAAAGTCTGGCATGCGTACTGCGATCAAAAACTTTGAAGCACTTGCAGCTTCAAACAATGCAGAAGGTGCTCAAGCAGCTTTTGTTACTGCTTCTAAGAAGATTGACAAAGCAGCAAACAAAGGACTTATCCACAAAAATGCAGCTTCTCGCCAAAAGTCTCGTCTTGCTAAGGCTTTAAACGGTGTTAACGCATAA